ACATGCCACATCAAGTCCTTTAAACCCTGAATTCGATTTTAAATCTTCTACAATTGTAACATTTCCGTTTATAGGATAAGAAGGGCATTTGGTTTTTTTGTTGATTTCTTCGGGTTTGATTACTTCTCTACGGTCTGTCTTTATTATGTCCAATAATTCCTGGAGATTTTTAGATTTTTTCCAGTCTACCCATTCAGCAAGCTGTTCCATCTTATCAAAGTGATCAAATTCATCCTTTCCTTCTACCGGAAGCATGGAGAGGTCCCTGTCACAAATTGCTCCAATTGTTCCCCAGAATTTTGAATATTCATCTGGATCACCGTAGTGACAGTACTGCTCTGCACCAAGCGAAAAGATAACTTCCGCACCGTTTTCAATTGCCCTCCCATAGTGCGTGATTACCCTTTTGTAGTGATCGATGAGAATAACCTTTATTCCTTTTTGAGATAATTCACCGATCTTCAAAATGGACTCGTCAGCAGCGGAATAATTCAGGTTTACCTGTACAGGAAGAGGAATGTCGACCACTACAACAATGTCTCCCTTTTTGAATCCTGAAAAATCATAATTTAAAAATGTTCTTCCCCAAAATAATTCGGCCACACCTGTGCCGCAGTCCTCGGGAAGGTCCTTTTTTCCAAGATTTTTCTCTCTCGGAAGATCCTGTACAAAATTGCAAACTCTTTCTTCAACATTATAACCTTCCTTTTCAAGGTTTTTCTCGGAAATAACAGTCATGGTGGCGCCATGACCGTTAGTCCCACCAAATAATACTGCTTTGGGACACATACTCTTCCTCCTGAATCAGATTAGATTTTCCTTGATCAGGTTTACCCTTCAAAAGGAACCAGATCGATTGACCTTACTTCCATCAGGCATGCACCTGCTCCCGTCATCTCTTCAGGAGACATTTCCTGTCCCCTCTGGCTGAATGCAATATCGGGTAAGACGAGAAGGATAAACCGGCTGCCTGTATCCAGAATTTTCTTTACCATCGGAATCGGCAGGACTCCGATGTAAATATATCCTTTCCGGATATCCTGTTCTGCAATATGAGGCAAGGTATTACCGGTATATCCTTTTGACCTGAGCCACTCCACGGCACCGGGATGCCTTGTAACAATAATTATCTGACTTTTTTCCATCGATTTCACCGGTACGGTTTTCTTTGCCTGTTCTCATCCGGGTTCCACGATCCCGGTACTGCAAAAGAATATTTTCCCGGCCCTCCTGAATTGTTAGATATCACAACCAGTTCATAACTTTTTTTAAGTTCAAGATCTTCGGGCAGAGTTCCTTCGTTCACAAAGCCGAACAGGTTATTGTAACCGTCTATCTTAAAATGAGGTTGAACATTTCTTTTTTTGCTTACATGGTCTTCAAAATAAGTGGCATATACTATATCCCCTCTTTTGGGGATGACCTGTTGTTGAACCGGTATCTGGGCAGCATTGGTTGCCCGTATTTCCCTGTATTGCGAATTATTTCCCTGACTTTCAAATGATTCGATCTTCACAAGTTTCCCGTATCCTGAAGATGTCTTCCCGCCGATTCCCCAATTTTCCAGTGCTTCCGATAGCAGCCTGAATACAAGCTTTGTCCATTTTTCTGTGTTTTCTCCGGAAACATCACACGAGACTACGATATGAAACATTCCTCTGACAGATACGAATGATATAGGGACCGGTTTGTCGAAATCTGTTGGTGCACCCTTTTCTGAATAATAATCCCCGTGATGTGGTGTCATTACGTCAGGCATGAGGCTTTTGTCTTTCAGGCTTTCCGGTGTGATCCAGGCGTCATGAAAGATGAAATGACCTGAATCGTCTGATGTACCGAATATTGCTTTGTAATATTCACCGTCTTTTTTGAATTTCTCATCACCTTTTCCCCAGACCTGATTACAATAGTGCGCAGCAAGACCTTTAAGGGCGGTTCCAGGGATATAGGGTGTCCCGTATGTATGATGAAGAGTAATTCCGGTCTCAAGCACATTTTCGTTTCCGAGACCGATTATCAACCGGTTTTTTGTGATGAACGTGGCATCCTGTTTTTCTCCAAGTGTGGAGATATAACGGTTATAGACATCTTCGTAGATCTTTATCGTTTTCTGATTCTGCTGCGACATTTGCATTGTTTTAAACAATGCCCTGCGGCTTTCAGGATGTTTATTATCCGGGTCCCCTTTATTCACAGGATAAAGAAGATAACGATCACGTATAAGAGCGGCATTCGATGCACCCCGAATTTCCTGCTGATTATCAGACCATAAACCTGCGATAACATCCCTGCATGCTGATCCGGACATGATCAGTCACTCCCGAAGATTGCCTCTGAGTAGCGTTTAAGCCATGTAGCGGCCTCGATTGCCTCTCTGCTGAGTTGCTGATATTCTATCAGGTCAGCAGTCCGGCTTCTCTCTTCCAGTCCCGGATCGCCGGTTAGTTGCATGGTCTTTGTAAGGTATCTGATATAAGCGGCACCTGGTTTACTTTCCTTTTCCTTGTCTTTTGCATTTACAAATGCAAGAGCCTGGACCAATCCGGAATTATGCACCAGAGCAGGAAAACTTTTTGTAAGTCTGGAAAATTCCTCTTTATCATTTGAATTATGCGATGAAACGCAGGAATATGCAATTTCCGCTCTTTTTTGCTGTCTGGTCTGCATATCGTCTCACCCCTGTGTAAAGGAACATTTTACTCTTCCTTTTCCTACAGTTGCTTTACCCCCAATCTGAAGATCGAGTGTTTCTGTACAGAAGTCCCTGAATATT
Above is a window of Methanolacinia paynteri DNA encoding:
- the cmr5 gene encoding type III-B CRISPR module-associated protein Cmr5 gives rise to the protein MQTRQQKRAEIAYSCVSSHNSNDKEEFSRLTKSFPALVHNSGLVQALAFVNAKDKEKESKPGAAYIRYLTKTMQLTGDPGLEERSRTADLIEYQQLSREAIEAATWLKRYSEAIFGSD
- a CDS encoding CRISPR-associated protein Csx16, encoding MEKSQIIIVTRHPGAVEWLRSKGYTGNTLPHIAEQDIRKGYIYIGVLPIPMVKKILDTGSRFILLVLPDIAFSQRGQEMSPEEMTGAGACLMEVRSIDLVPFEG
- the cmr6 gene encoding type III-B CRISPR module RAMP protein Cmr6; translation: MSQQNQKTIKIYEDVYNRYISTLGEKQDATFITKNRLIIGLGNENVLETGITLHHTYGTPYIPGTALKGLAAHYCNQVWGKGDEKFKKDGEYYKAIFGTSDDSGHFIFHDAWITPESLKDKSLMPDVMTPHHGDYYSEKGAPTDFDKPVPISFVSVRGMFHIVVSCDVSGENTEKWTKLVFRLLSEALENWGIGGKTSSGYGKLVKIESFESQGNNSQYREIRATNAAQIPVQQQVIPKRGDIVYATYFEDHVSKKRNVQPHFKIDGYNNLFGFVNEGTLPEDLELKKSYELVVISNNSGGPGKYSFAVPGSWNPDENRQRKPYR